Proteins encoded in a region of the Mycolicibacterium duvalii genome:
- a CDS encoding MSMEG_1061 family FMN-dependent PPOX-type flavoprotein, translated as MRREVTTAEELRTIVGYPTSLVADKVKDRLAPAHRLWLARSPLGFVATTDSAGRVDVSPKGDPAGFVHVLDDATIAIPERPGNRRVDGYLNVLERPRVGTLFVIPGRGDTLRINGSARVMADADYFDALAVHGKRPILALEITVEEVFFHCSKAFLRSDAWQPETWDPTAVPSAAQLVKMLNAWADEDQLSTYFDETNMRTMLY; from the coding sequence ATGCGTCGAGAAGTGACCACCGCCGAGGAGTTGCGCACGATCGTGGGGTATCCCACTTCGCTGGTCGCCGACAAGGTCAAGGACCGGTTGGCCCCCGCGCATCGGCTGTGGCTGGCGCGGTCCCCGCTGGGCTTCGTCGCCACCACCGACTCCGCCGGGCGGGTCGACGTGTCCCCGAAAGGCGACCCCGCCGGGTTCGTCCACGTGCTCGACGACGCGACGATCGCCATCCCGGAGCGCCCGGGCAATCGCCGGGTCGACGGCTACCTCAACGTGCTGGAACGTCCGCGGGTGGGCACGCTGTTCGTCATCCCCGGCCGCGGTGACACCCTGCGCATCAACGGCAGCGCCCGGGTGATGGCCGACGCCGACTACTTCGACGCGTTGGCGGTGCACGGCAAGCGCCCGATCCTGGCGCTCGAGATCACGGTCGAAGAGGTGTTCTTCCACTGCTCGAAGGCGTTCCTGCGCTCGGATGCCTGGCAGCCGGAAACCTGGGATCCGACGGCGGTGCCCAGCGCCGCGCAGTTGGTCAAGATGCTCAACGCGTGGGCCGACGAGGACCAGCTCAGCACGTACTTCGACGAGACCAACATGCGCACGATGCTGTATTGA
- a CDS encoding molybdopterin-dependent oxidoreductase, with product MRGTPPRPPRWRSPLRGLWLTSVLGAVLLVTLPIVTITGLLSYIAYGPQFGQAIPGDVGFLKLPTFDWPTDPSWLYRLTQGLHVGLGLVLIPVVLAKLWSVIPRFFSWPPFRSPAQLLERISLIMLVGGALFEIVTGVLNIQYDYIFGFSFYTAHYYGAWVFIAGFAVHVAIKLPRMWRGLRSRSMREVLRTSRADTEPEPHEPDGLAAADPAEPTVSRRGALALVGGGALFVAVLTAGQTIGGWTRHAALLLPRGRDAGDGPNGFPVNRTAAAARITPEITGPAWRLTLLGGPVPVQLDRAALLAMPQHTAVLPIACVEGWSTVQTWTGVPLRDLAALTGQADRGPARVFSIERFGAFNRAVLAANQVAHPDSLLALRVNGVDLSLDHGFPARVIVPALPGVHNTKWVGTIDFAAGGDR from the coding sequence ATGAGGGGAACACCACCACGTCCACCGCGCTGGCGTAGTCCCCTGCGCGGGCTGTGGCTGACCTCGGTGTTGGGCGCGGTGCTCCTGGTGACGCTGCCGATCGTGACGATCACCGGGTTGCTGTCCTACATCGCCTACGGCCCGCAGTTCGGGCAGGCCATTCCCGGCGACGTCGGATTCCTCAAGCTGCCCACCTTCGATTGGCCGACCGACCCGTCGTGGTTGTACAGGCTCACCCAGGGCCTGCACGTCGGCCTCGGTCTGGTGCTCATCCCGGTCGTGCTGGCCAAGCTGTGGTCGGTCATCCCCCGCTTCTTCAGCTGGCCGCCGTTCCGGTCGCCCGCCCAGCTGCTGGAACGGATCTCGCTGATCATGCTGGTCGGCGGCGCCTTGTTCGAAATCGTCACCGGCGTGCTGAACATCCAGTACGACTACATCTTCGGGTTCAGCTTCTACACCGCCCACTATTACGGCGCGTGGGTGTTCATCGCCGGGTTCGCGGTGCACGTGGCGATCAAACTGCCGAGAATGTGGCGCGGGCTGCGCTCCCGGTCGATGCGAGAAGTGTTGCGCACCAGCCGTGCCGACACCGAGCCCGAGCCGCACGAACCCGACGGGCTGGCTGCGGCGGACCCCGCCGAACCGACCGTCAGCAGGCGGGGCGCCCTGGCGCTGGTCGGCGGAGGCGCCCTGTTCGTCGCGGTGCTCACCGCCGGGCAGACCATCGGAGGCTGGACCCGGCACGCCGCGCTGTTGCTGCCGCGTGGCCGCGACGCCGGCGACGGGCCCAACGGATTCCCGGTCAACCGCACCGCCGCCGCGGCGCGCATCACCCCCGAAATCACGGGTCCCGCTTGGCGTTTGACGCTGCTCGGCGGTCCGGTCCCGGTGCAGCTGGACCGTGCCGCGCTGCTGGCCATGCCGCAGCACACCGCGGTGCTGCCGATCGCGTGCGTGGAAGGGTGGTCCACCGTGCAGACGTGGACCGGGGTGCCGTTGCGCGACCTCGCCGCGCTGACCGGCCAGGCCGACCGCGGACCGGCGCGGGTGTTCTCGATCGAGCGGTTCGGCGCGTTCAATCGCGCGGTGCTGGCGGCCAACCAGGTGGCACACCCGGATTCGTTGCTGGCACTTCGGGTCAACGGGGTCGACCTGTCCCTCGACCACGGCTTTCCCGCGCGCGTGATCGTGCCCGCGCTGCCGGGTGTGCACAACACGAAGTGGGTCGGCACCATCGACTTCGCGGCGGGCGGCGACCGATGA
- a CDS encoding TIGR04282 family arsenosugar biosynthesis glycosyltransferase, with amino-acid sequence MTVRPVTVLVVAKAPVPGLAKTRLAATVGADAAADVAAAALLDTLDAVAAVPVAARVVAMTGDLDRACRSDEIRERLASFTVVPQRGVDFAERLVFAHADTAAAAGPQPIVQIGMDTPQVSGELLARCADVLADAQAVLGPAADGGWWVLGVRSGAMAECLRPVPMSRPDTGALTLKALRDKGYTVSLAEELADVDTAADVEGVRRCCPPGSRFAAATRSAGL; translated from the coding sequence GTGACGGTGCGACCGGTGACGGTGTTGGTGGTGGCCAAGGCCCCGGTGCCCGGGCTGGCCAAGACGCGGCTGGCCGCGACCGTCGGTGCCGACGCGGCGGCCGATGTGGCCGCGGCAGCGCTGCTCGACACCCTCGACGCGGTGGCCGCCGTTCCGGTGGCGGCGCGGGTGGTGGCGATGACCGGCGACCTGGATCGCGCGTGCCGGTCCGACGAGATCCGGGAGCGGCTGGCGTCCTTCACCGTCGTGCCGCAGCGCGGGGTGGATTTCGCCGAACGCCTGGTCTTCGCGCACGCCGACACCGCCGCCGCAGCGGGCCCGCAGCCGATCGTGCAGATCGGGATGGATACCCCGCAGGTGAGCGGCGAGCTGCTCGCGCGCTGCGCCGACGTCCTCGCGGACGCCCAGGCGGTGCTGGGCCCGGCCGCCGATGGGGGCTGGTGGGTGCTCGGAGTGCGATCGGGTGCGATGGCCGAATGCCTGCGGCCGGTGCCGATGTCGCGACCCGACACCGGTGCGTTGACTCTGAAAGCGTTGCGCGACAAAGGGTATACGGTTTCCCTGGCCGAGGAGCTGGCCGACGTCGACACCGCGGCCGACGTCGAGGGCGTGCGGCGATGTTGTCCGCCGGGCAGTAGGTTCGCCGCGGCAACCCGGTCAGCGGGTCTGTGA
- a CDS encoding long-chain-fatty-acid--CoA ligase: protein MIDTVADIVRVHARQRPDAPALIVGEEVITFGELDARSNRAAQAFAAAGIGPGDRVAFVDKNGAEFFDVAFGLAKLGAVGVPVNWRLAAPEMRHILVDSGAAAVVVGAEFFAHLEAIEADIDATVIAVGTHARWPDFTDWVAGHPAVDPGVRTAADDLVFLMYTSGTTGLPKGVMLSNANYVCKTGGVAAGPWQLDADAVSLAVMPLFHMAGSGWVFAGLWEGAATVLLRDVVPSEILDAIARHRVTNMLLVPAVIASLLDTPGVANADFSWVRLIVYGASPISDDVLLRGIERFGGIFAQVYGMTETTGSITQLDGAEHQPHLLRSCGRPYPWVEVRIVGTDGAELPVGSVGEVWTRSAQNMLGYWNNPDATAATLTPDGWLRTGDAGYLDADGYLYLHDRVKDMIVSGGENVYPAEVENVLMTHPEVADVAVIGVPDRRWGEAVKAVVVPTAGATLDGAELIAFARARLGGFKLPKSVDLVDALPRTPSGKILKRALREPYWADADRHIG from the coding sequence ATGATCGACACCGTCGCCGACATCGTCCGGGTCCACGCGCGGCAGCGGCCCGACGCGCCGGCGCTGATCGTCGGCGAGGAGGTCATCACCTTCGGCGAGCTCGACGCCCGCTCCAACCGGGCTGCGCAGGCCTTCGCCGCCGCCGGCATCGGCCCCGGCGACCGAGTCGCGTTCGTCGACAAGAACGGCGCCGAGTTCTTCGACGTCGCGTTCGGTCTGGCCAAGCTCGGCGCGGTGGGCGTGCCGGTGAACTGGCGGCTGGCCGCACCGGAGATGCGCCACATTCTCGTCGACAGCGGCGCCGCGGCCGTTGTCGTCGGCGCCGAGTTCTTCGCCCACCTCGAGGCCATCGAAGCCGACATCGACGCGACCGTGATCGCCGTCGGCACGCACGCGCGCTGGCCCGACTTCACCGACTGGGTGGCCGGCCATCCCGCCGTCGACCCCGGAGTGCGCACCGCGGCCGACGACCTGGTGTTCCTGATGTACACCTCGGGCACCACCGGACTGCCCAAAGGCGTGATGCTCAGCAACGCCAACTACGTGTGCAAGACCGGCGGTGTGGCCGCCGGGCCCTGGCAGCTCGACGCCGACGCGGTCAGCCTGGCGGTGATGCCGCTGTTCCACATGGCAGGCTCCGGGTGGGTGTTCGCTGGGCTGTGGGAAGGTGCCGCGACGGTGCTGCTGCGCGACGTCGTGCCATCCGAGATCCTCGACGCGATCGCCCGCCACCGCGTCACCAACATGCTGCTGGTGCCCGCGGTGATCGCGTCGCTGCTCGACACCCCCGGCGTGGCGAACGCCGATTTTTCCTGGGTCCGACTGATCGTCTACGGCGCGTCCCCGATCAGCGACGACGTGCTGCTGCGCGGCATCGAGCGGTTCGGCGGCATCTTCGCCCAGGTGTACGGGATGACCGAGACCACCGGGTCGATCACGCAGCTCGACGGGGCCGAGCACCAGCCCCATCTGCTGCGCTCGTGCGGACGACCGTATCCGTGGGTCGAGGTTCGCATCGTCGGTACTGACGGCGCCGAGCTGCCGGTGGGCTCGGTGGGCGAGGTCTGGACCCGGTCGGCGCAGAACATGCTGGGCTACTGGAACAATCCCGACGCCACCGCGGCCACCCTGACCCCCGACGGCTGGCTGCGCACCGGCGACGCCGGCTACCTCGACGCCGACGGCTACCTCTACCTGCACGATCGGGTCAAGGACATGATCGTCTCCGGCGGCGAGAACGTCTACCCCGCCGAAGTCGAGAACGTGCTGATGACCCACCCCGAGGTGGCCGACGTGGCCGTCATCGGGGTGCCCGACCGGCGCTGGGGCGAGGCCGTGAAGGCCGTGGTGGTACCCACCGCCGGCGCCACGCTCGACGGCGCCGAATTGATCGCCTTCGCCCGCGCGCGGCTCGGCGGCTTCAAACTGCCCAAGAGCGTCGATCTCGTCGACGCGCTGCCCCGCACGCCCAGCGGCAAGATCCTCAAACGCGCGCTGCGCGAACCGTACTGGGCCGACGCGGATCGCCACATCGGCTGA
- a CDS encoding SDR family oxidoreductase: MSRNPLRRLADQVLLTSMRPPVLPTLLQYRPAHTPVDLAGKRILLTGASSGIGEAAAEKLARRGATVIVVARRQDLLDALVGRITDAGGAGRAHACDLSDLDAIDRLVADVDAEFGGVDILINNAGRSIRRPLAESLQRWHDVERTMNLNYYGPLRLIRGLAPGMLERGDGHIINVSTWGVKTESPPLFGVYNASKAALSSISRIIETEWADRGVHATTLYYPLVKTPMIAPTKAYQGLPGLSADEAAGWMVTAARHRPVHIAPRIAVTAHALNSIAPAAVDTIMKRQRVQPKDR, from the coding sequence GTGAGTAGGAATCCGCTCCGGCGGTTGGCCGACCAGGTGCTGCTGACCAGCATGCGTCCCCCGGTGCTGCCGACCCTGCTGCAGTACCGGCCCGCGCACACCCCGGTCGACCTGGCCGGCAAGCGGATCCTGCTGACCGGCGCATCGTCGGGAATCGGCGAAGCCGCGGCAGAGAAGCTGGCCCGCCGCGGCGCCACGGTCATCGTGGTGGCCCGGCGGCAGGACCTGCTCGACGCGCTCGTCGGGCGCATCACCGACGCCGGCGGCGCCGGCCGGGCACACGCCTGCGACCTGTCCGACCTCGACGCCATCGACCGTCTGGTCGCCGACGTCGACGCGGAGTTCGGCGGCGTCGACATCCTGATCAACAACGCGGGCCGGTCGATCCGCCGGCCGCTGGCCGAGTCGCTGCAACGCTGGCACGACGTCGAGCGCACGATGAACCTGAACTACTACGGGCCGCTGCGGCTGATCCGCGGACTGGCCCCCGGGATGCTCGAGCGCGGCGACGGCCACATCATCAACGTGTCGACCTGGGGCGTGAAGACCGAGTCCCCGCCGCTGTTCGGCGTGTACAACGCATCGAAGGCCGCGTTGTCGTCGATCAGCCGGATCATCGAGACCGAGTGGGCCGACCGGGGCGTGCACGCGACCACGCTGTACTACCCGCTGGTCAAGACGCCGATGATCGCACCCACCAAGGCCTACCAGGGGCTGCCCGGGCTGTCGGCCGACGAGGCCGCCGGCTGGATGGTCACCGCCGCTCGGCACCGGCCCGTCCACATCGCGCCGCGCATCGCGGTCACCGCGCACGCGCTCAACAGCATCGCCCCGGCCGCCGTGGACACCATCATGAAGCGCCAGCGGGTGCAGCCGAAAGACCGATGA
- a CDS encoding response regulator transcription factor gives MTRVLIADDDDVVRNVVRRYLERDGLEVSTAHDGAEALRLLRSQRIDVAILDVMMPGPSGLSLCRSLRRGGDFSIPVILLTALGEEDDRIAGLEAGADDYLTKPFSPRELALRVRSVLRRAPSNGTAPVQIQSGDLSVSAASRTVTVAGAPVNLTNREFDLLLFFLTHTDTVFTRDDLLKQVWHWDFGDLSTVTVHVKRLRSKLGDRHRVQTVWGRGYMWASDESGSGHTDAAS, from the coding sequence GTGACCCGTGTGCTGATCGCCGACGATGACGACGTGGTGCGTAACGTCGTGCGTCGCTACCTGGAGCGCGACGGTCTGGAGGTGTCGACCGCACACGACGGCGCCGAAGCCCTGCGGCTCCTGCGCTCGCAGCGCATCGACGTGGCCATCCTCGACGTGATGATGCCCGGCCCCAGCGGACTGTCGTTGTGCCGCAGCCTGCGCCGCGGCGGCGACTTCTCGATACCGGTCATCCTGCTGACCGCGCTCGGCGAGGAGGACGACCGCATCGCCGGCCTGGAAGCCGGCGCCGACGACTACCTGACCAAGCCGTTCAGTCCCCGCGAGCTGGCGCTGCGGGTGCGTTCGGTGCTGCGCCGGGCGCCGTCGAACGGGACCGCTCCGGTCCAGATCCAGTCCGGTGACCTGTCGGTCTCGGCGGCGTCGCGCACGGTGACCGTCGCGGGTGCCCCGGTGAACCTGACGAACCGGGAGTTCGACCTGCTGCTGTTCTTCCTCACCCATACCGACACCGTCTTCACCCGCGACGACCTGCTCAAGCAGGTGTGGCATTGGGACTTCGGCGACCTGTCGACGGTGACCGTGCACGTCAAGCGGCTGCGCTCCAAGCTCGGTGACCGGCACCGGGTGCAGACGGTGTGGGGCCGGGGCTACATGTGGGCGTCCGATGAGTCCGGCTCCGGACACACGGATGCCGCCAGCTGA
- a CDS encoding sensor histidine kinase, with the protein MPPAELFEIVGWALACSVPVVIVGAAVIRLARSWSLAVSMVALVLIPVLATFTGVLGASGSMAPGAFERTAVVLVVVSIVTIPAAVMLGRYQARRTVWEAEIRDSERAAEQSRRQLVAFVSHDLRTPLAGIRAVSEALADGLVPADEVAVHAKQIEHESVRLSEMVDDLFEMSKINAGAMTPSFDKVALDEVVDDVLAAHRIAAERAGVQLRADLPAQPVRVRGSDRALVRVLSNLVANAIAHTPTGGRVELSLGSDGDSAWARVDDTGVGIDEADLPRVFDVAYRGSNNRVPRADSSLPSGSGLGLAIAAGLVQAHRGTLTARNLAHGARFEVRLPLAD; encoded by the coding sequence ATGCCGCCAGCTGAGCTTTTCGAGATCGTCGGCTGGGCACTGGCGTGCTCGGTTCCGGTGGTCATCGTCGGCGCCGCGGTGATCCGGCTGGCCCGCTCCTGGTCGCTTGCGGTCAGCATGGTGGCGCTGGTGCTGATCCCGGTGCTCGCGACGTTCACCGGCGTGCTGGGCGCCAGCGGCTCCATGGCCCCGGGCGCCTTCGAACGCACCGCGGTGGTGCTGGTGGTGGTGTCGATCGTGACCATCCCCGCCGCGGTCATGCTGGGCCGCTACCAGGCCCGGCGCACGGTGTGGGAAGCCGAGATCCGCGACTCCGAACGCGCCGCCGAGCAGTCGCGCCGCCAGCTGGTGGCGTTCGTCAGCCATGACCTGCGGACCCCGCTGGCCGGGATCCGGGCCGTGTCGGAGGCGCTGGCCGACGGTCTGGTCCCGGCCGACGAGGTGGCGGTGCACGCCAAACAGATCGAGCACGAATCGGTGCGGTTGAGCGAGATGGTCGACGACCTGTTCGAGATGTCGAAGATCAATGCCGGGGCCATGACGCCGTCCTTCGACAAGGTCGCGCTCGACGAGGTGGTCGACGACGTTCTGGCCGCGCATCGCATCGCCGCCGAGCGGGCGGGCGTGCAGCTGCGCGCCGATCTGCCCGCGCAGCCGGTGCGGGTGCGGGGCAGCGACAGGGCGCTGGTGCGGGTGCTGTCGAACCTGGTGGCCAACGCGATCGCCCACACCCCGACCGGTGGCCGGGTCGAGCTGTCGCTGGGCTCGGACGGCGACAGCGCCTGGGCACGCGTCGACGACACCGGCGTCGGCATCGACGAAGCCGACCTCCCACGGGTGTTCGACGTGGCCTACCGCGGCTCGAACAACCGGGTGCCGCGGGCGGATTCGTCGCTGCCGAGCGGGTCCGGGCTGGGTCTGGCGATCGCCGCGGGCCTGGTGCAGGCACATCGCGGCACGCTGACGGCGCGCAACCTGGCCCACGGCGCCCGCTTCGAGGTGCGCCTGCCCCTGGCCGACTAG
- a CDS encoding methyltransferase domain-containing protein encodes MMGNLYDRALDGERCWIRRDDGEVSNLPVRSWLGGRHADAQFDRAIVDLCEGPTIDLGCGPGRLVVDLIRRGIPALGVDQSVTAVQLARRNGAQALCRDMFDVLPGTGRWRTALLADGNIGLGGDPRRLLRRVTELLSRGGRCIAEFDPTISGVRTGMVRLESSNTIGPWFRWASVGVDCAAELADDVGLALTGLHPAGSRVLASLAIR; translated from the coding sequence ATGATGGGAAACCTGTACGACCGCGCCCTCGACGGGGAACGCTGCTGGATCCGGCGCGACGACGGCGAGGTCAGCAACCTCCCGGTGCGCAGCTGGCTCGGCGGCCGGCACGCCGACGCGCAGTTCGACCGCGCGATCGTCGATCTCTGCGAGGGCCCGACCATCGACCTGGGGTGCGGTCCCGGCCGCCTGGTCGTCGACCTGATCCGACGGGGCATCCCGGCGCTCGGTGTCGACCAGTCGGTCACGGCCGTGCAGTTGGCCAGGCGCAACGGAGCGCAGGCGCTGTGCCGCGACATGTTCGACGTGCTGCCGGGAACCGGCCGGTGGCGCACCGCGCTGCTGGCCGACGGCAACATCGGGCTCGGCGGCGATCCACGCCGCCTGCTGCGCCGGGTGACCGAACTGCTCTCGCGCGGCGGGCGGTGCATCGCCGAGTTCGACCCGACCATCAGCGGCGTGCGGACCGGGATGGTGCGGCTGGAGTCGTCGAACACGATCGGGCCCTGGTTCCGCTGGGCGTCGGTGGGGGTGGACTGCGCTGCGGAGTTGGCCGACGACGTCGGGCTGGCGCTGACCGGCCTGCACCCGGCCGGCAGTCGGGTGCTGGCTAGTCTGGCGATCCGCTGA
- a CDS encoding VOC family protein → MEILASRVLFRPQDYARSVSFYRDQLGLAVAREYAGGTVFYAGQSLIEIAGHGSPAAGAPPFPGALWLQVRDLAATQDELRSRGVAIAREARREPWGLHEMHVTDPDGVALIFVQVPEDHPLRRDTR, encoded by the coding sequence ATGGAGATCCTGGCCAGCCGGGTGCTGTTCCGCCCGCAGGACTACGCCCGTTCGGTGTCCTTCTACCGGGACCAACTCGGCTTGGCGGTCGCCCGCGAATACGCCGGCGGCACAGTGTTCTATGCGGGTCAGTCGCTGATCGAGATCGCCGGGCACGGCAGCCCCGCCGCCGGGGCGCCGCCCTTCCCCGGCGCGCTGTGGCTGCAGGTGCGCGACCTGGCCGCGACTCAGGACGAGTTGCGCTCGCGCGGAGTCGCTATCGCGCGGGAGGCGCGGCGGGAGCCGTGGGGTCTGCACGAGATGCACGTGACCGACCCGGACGGCGTGGCCCTGATCTTCGTGCAGGTACCCGAGGATCATCCGCTGCGCCGCGACACCCGTTAG
- the menE gene encoding o-succinylbenzoate--CoA ligase, with the protein MATLRPLPIDSGPAALSALPVVSDVLAGRVCALPVPATDATQTSLLTTVLRAGEPIDDAVAVVLSTSGTTGAPKGALLSAAALTASAGATHDRLGGRGRWLLALPAYHVAGFQVLVRSLIAGVDPVAVRPGFEPAELVSAVATLGGGRRYVSLVAAQLDKALRDPAAADALADVDAVLIGGGPMPVSLSEKASAAGVPVVRTYGMSETAGGCVYDGVPLAGVSVTVSETGRISLGGPTVALGYRNPVTPDPFAETGWFRTDDVGMIDDAGVLRVLGRADDGISTGGLTVLPDLVEAAMHTHPAVAECAVFGVADERLGQRVVAAVVLEPAATLTLEDIRRHVAGRLAPTAAPRELHIVETLPRHGIGKVDRRALARTYGAGPGSSTA; encoded by the coding sequence ATCGCCACGCTGCGCCCCCTCCCGATCGATTCCGGCCCGGCCGCGTTGTCCGCGCTGCCGGTGGTCTCCGACGTGCTGGCCGGGCGGGTGTGCGCGTTGCCGGTGCCGGCCACCGACGCCACACAAACCTCGCTGCTGACAACGGTTTTGCGGGCCGGCGAGCCGATCGATGACGCGGTCGCGGTGGTGTTGTCGACGTCGGGTACGACCGGTGCGCCGAAAGGCGCGTTGCTCTCGGCGGCGGCGCTGACGGCCAGCGCCGGCGCGACGCATGACCGGCTGGGCGGTCGGGGCCGGTGGCTGCTGGCGCTGCCGGCCTATCACGTGGCGGGATTCCAGGTGCTGGTGCGCAGCCTGATCGCCGGGGTCGATCCGGTCGCGGTTCGCCCCGGCTTCGAGCCGGCCGAGTTGGTCTCGGCCGTCGCCACTCTGGGTGGCGGCCGCCGTTATGTGTCGCTGGTGGCCGCGCAGTTGGACAAGGCCCTGCGCGATCCGGCGGCCGCTGACGCGCTGGCCGATGTCGACGCGGTCTTGATCGGGGGCGGCCCGATGCCGGTGTCGCTGTCCGAAAAGGCTTCCGCGGCAGGGGTTCCGGTGGTGCGGACGTACGGCATGAGCGAAACCGCGGGCGGCTGCGTGTACGACGGTGTCCCGCTGGCCGGGGTCAGCGTGACGGTCTCGGAGACCGGCCGGATCTCGCTGGGCGGGCCCACCGTGGCGCTGGGTTACCGTAACCCGGTCACGCCGGACCCGTTCGCCGAGACCGGCTGGTTCCGCACCGACGACGTCGGCATGATCGACGACGCCGGCGTTCTCCGGGTGCTGGGCCGCGCCGACGACGGAATCAGCACCGGCGGCCTGACCGTGCTGCCGGATCTGGTCGAGGCGGCGATGCACACCCACCCCGCGGTGGCCGAGTGCGCGGTGTTCGGGGTCGCCGACGAGCGGCTGGGTCAGCGGGTGGTCGCGGCGGTGGTGCTCGAACCCGCAGCGACGTTGACGCTGGAGGACATCCGCAGACACGTCGCGGGGCGCTTGGCGCCGACAGCCGCCCCGCGGGAGCTGCACATCGTCGAAACGCTGCCGCGCCACGGCATCGGCAAAGTGGACCGCCGCGCGCTGGCCCGCACGTACGGGGCCGGGCCGGGGTCGTCGACGGCATGA
- a CDS encoding glycosyltransferase family 2 protein, with amino-acid sequence MPDCSVTVVLPCLNEAESLPGVLAAIPSGYQALVVDNNSTDGTAEVARAHGATVVSEPRPGYGSAVHAGVVAATTPVVAVIDADGSLDPGELPALVAELDRGADMVVGRRRAEPGLRWPWHARLGTAAVCWRLRQRHRLPVHDIAPMRVTRRQALLDLGVADRRSGYPLELLVRAAAGDWHVVERNVRYGPRTGGRSKVSGSLRGSVTAAVDFWRVIS; translated from the coding sequence ATGCCCGACTGTTCCGTCACGGTGGTGCTGCCGTGCCTGAACGAGGCGGAGTCGCTGCCGGGGGTGCTGGCCGCCATCCCGAGCGGGTATCAGGCCCTGGTGGTCGACAACAACAGCACCGACGGCACCGCTGAGGTGGCGCGGGCGCACGGCGCGACGGTGGTCTCCGAGCCCCGGCCGGGGTACGGGTCCGCGGTGCATGCCGGCGTGGTCGCGGCGACGACGCCGGTGGTGGCGGTCATCGACGCCGACGGTTCGCTGGATCCCGGGGAGCTGCCGGCCCTGGTCGCCGAGCTCGATCGCGGTGCCGACATGGTCGTGGGCCGGCGGCGTGCGGAGCCGGGCCTGCGGTGGCCGTGGCACGCGCGGCTGGGGACTGCCGCGGTGTGCTGGCGGCTGCGTCAGCGCCACCGGCTCCCGGTGCACGACATCGCGCCGATGCGGGTGACGCGCAGGCAGGCGTTGCTGGACCTCGGCGTCGCCGACCGGCGGTCGGGGTATCCGCTCGAATTGCTGGTCCGCGCGGCCGCCGGGGACTGGCATGTGGTGGAACGCAACGTTCGGTACGGACCGCGCACCGGCGGCCGGTCCAAGGTGTCGGGCTCACTGCGCGGCAGCGTGACCGCGGCCGTGGACTTCTGGCGGGTGATCTCGTGA